The nucleotide sequence AGCTAAATTATCCCCTACACCaatagagataagtttctttgcAAGCCTTTTCATGatactttgtcaaatgctttctgaaaatccacatacaaatctacactcttacccTCATCTAAATAGACAGTAGCATTTTCAGagcatgtcaaaatatttgtaaggcaagCTTTTcccttaataaaacaatactgcCTAtcccaataaaattctaaaccttGTTAAATGACAtggcaaagtatcttttatcagactttcaaaatgtttccTACAATGgatgtaagactaatagacaaataattatttggaaAACTTCCATTACCTCCCTTGAtgataagtataatattatctaatttccaatctgttgatACTTATCCACTATTTAAGGACTTACAACAAATTAAGGCAAGTACATCACATATCTAACCAATGACCTCCTGTGAACCCTCATGGAAATATTATTTAGTTCAGGAGATTATCAATCTTTTAACTTCACAAGATTATTTTCACAAGCACAGAATTTATGCAATTGtcttgtttaactttgttttcatctattaaTTGTTCAAAacaaggttggttggttgatttagtgctttatggcacaaagcagctaggctatctgcgccaaacttccggtaaaaaggtaaagtaaatgtagtaaaattcataaaaggaaatgaaggtaaaacaacatttaaaaacataaatagcataaaattaGTTTTGACATCTAATCTACAATATAAAGAGAGAAACCACAGTAAGAGAAGATATAAAAGACTTTCCGTagtataatggtaattatcataacctgccaggaagactaacaggtaagtacaagaaccatcatcagtcacctgaagttggcctttccagtcctggctTCGGGTTGTGCatcattatggccattttcaaaaaagtaaagtaataaaagttttaaaagacatgtagcaaaattgtaataatgactCTCCAGGATGACTAAAGTGTAGTTCgaacagatagttcaaacagcagcgttagtcacttgaagttggcctttccagtcctggtgtcgagttatttaatgttacagccaatttctaatttcaaatcaaactagagagattgtgattcataaaagggaaccacattaaaaaacttttaatgtataaatttaaaacacttaaatgattttgaaaagattaatggcctttaaaacactaaaaactttgttattggtgatggtgacactgtccaccttgatagtCTAATGTTACGAACAAACCTTGTGACcaaacagtgttaaaatggtgccgttgatgagagtcataatgatgacaagaaaataaatgtggcttatagtgatccgagtgttacatagactacacactgatgcatcaaTTTCAGATataagaaaacgatgagttaaaaaactgtgtccaatgtgtagtctagttagaacaacttcctccttctgatctttacagaaacaagatggccaaagtccaatatagggttttatttggaaaaaatttttttgtgttgctcactccaagttgactgccagctggcacagagccccGAGTCTTGAATGCAGAACCACAGTTCATGCATGGAATAGGCACattggtgatagtgccagagcagatagatttaccTGCCATGTCTGCattggtggatgtttagatcccagagaaggtaacctgtaaaaacagaaccttccctaggaggtcccctcatcacgtacaggaatccacaccaaggggaaagtaattaattattttgtagttaGTTTTACAAGAATTATAGGTACATATTAAAcactatgtatgtgtgtgttttcttatagcaaggccccATTGGGGGGAATTGAACTgctgattttagaattgtaaatccatagacttaccactatactaGTGAGGGGCACTCAAAATAAGGAATACTGctagtcttcattagtaaaaactgaagaaaagtagAATTCAATAACCTCGTCACCTCATAATCAACAGATAAAAGATTCCTTTGTCATCCCTTGAGGGTTCTTATCCCCCTCCTGACATTTTATCTCTAATGTACAAAACCAGTAAATTTGTAAtgcttttctctaattttatctCATATCATTTGTGAGCCAAACTGGTTTCTTACTTGCAGCTACCCTTTACTTTAtctaaggaatatatttgttttgaatagtaaaaaaataaagatggATGGAAAAAGAATTATCTGCTATGAAATTTGGAATCAATCATCATTATTCTTGATTTCCACACCAacacagcaatgatcacttgtacctgGATATTCCCCAATTTTCATCCTTTCAATCATCTCTACATTAACTTAACAATAAACCTAAAACAACAGTTAAGTTCCTTGACCAACTGATGAAAAAATCCATTTttaacagtttccaaaaacctttaTCCACCATGGTATGGACTGGTTTTCCCCAGTCAATACagatttaaaccaatacacacaaaatCCAAGAAAAATACGACAACCAGTTAACCCTTTTGGCactgaataaaaaattttaatgtttggcatggtgctgaatatatacttcaactaattacagtatcagtactaaaagcatgatatctcggcaataactcaacaaaaaagtccctgaaatattcagcgattgtacccaatactatatatgttgaATTCAACACATAAGagtaacaggaataaaggaagacacCCTGAAACACAACAAAGAAGTGCCACGTcaagcacaataatttattataaattgtatacaatttgtgcAGCAGCCCGTCAATAGTCTttgtggttataatatatatctcATGGCATGGTAAAAAGCACATGGGAAGATGGAATGTTTGCAGAAATAATTAGTCTGctttctcagtgatgtcgagaaacccacttgttgagaaatttatatgtaaaaactgctcgtttgggttgagaaaatattttacatagaagagcgaacaacgtttcgaccttcttcggtcatcatcaggttcacaaagaaagaggtaactgaccggaagctgaccacatgtttgaaaggggttgtgcaactgtgtgtcgaaatgtagagggcggtattagatgtttgaatatataattttatttattttattatattaatataggtataaaggcattcctttatattggtttattttgggtttaagttgttgtataagtaaggcttctttaattttgcgtttgtttatgtttgtttctttatttagtatttgagtgttttctatggttatgttgtgtttatttgacttgcagtgttcgaaaacgtgtgaaggtgactttttatgttctttgaatctggttttcatttttctacttgtttctccaatatagaagtcatggcagttatcacattgtatttttaacacagtattacatccaccactatactggtacagatgtgtagatgacacggttgcgggattcaaatctacagaacacatacttaattttttcaatcacattaactctatacatcccaacattaacttcacatgtgaacaggaagaaagcaatcaaatatcatttcttaacctcaaaattacaagaactgacacacaattcaaaacagaaatccaccgaaaaatcacccatactggactatacattccttgggactcagcacatgaaacaaaacaaaaactcaacatactaagaaaccaaataaacacagccataaaactatgctcaccagataaaattaacgatgaattagacaaaataaaacaatacttcatcaacatcaataaatttcctccacaaactgtaaaaaacattatatgcacacacctagacagaaagcaaaatcaaccaactaaagtaaatacagctcacgaatcaaaaaaaccacaaaaccatacactgctgtataccatatattcctgacatcagcaaacaaataacaaacatttggcaaaaattagtaacaaaatatgacattccagttaataccaaatttattcaaaaaccaggcacaaaactgaggcctatactatgtaaaactacactgacaaacaccacaccaacattatttataaaatacaatgtgataactgccacgacttctatattgagaaacaagtagaaaatggaaaccagattcaaagaacataagtcaccttaacatgttttcgaacactgcaagtcaaataaacacaacataaccatagaaaacactcaaatactaaataaagaaacaaacataaacaaacgcaaaattaaagaagccttacttatacaacaacttaaacccaaaataaaccaatataaaaaaacgcctttatacctatattaatataataaaataaataaaattatatattcaaacatctaataccgccctctacatttcgacacacagttacacaacccctttcaaacatgtggtcagcttccggtcagttacctctttctttgtgaacctgacgatgaccgaagaaggtcgaaacgttgttcgctcttctatgtaaaatattttctcaacccaaacgagccgtttttgcatataaatagtcTGCTTTCTTTTCCATCCAGTTGTGTATCTATCGCTGCAGACAGtacaatcaggtttgtgttttttgtcctcATATTGTCCAATTCCATGTCTTTCCACCAAACACTGACCTTTATCAGTACTTGGTCTTCCTTTATGTCTAGCTTTGTTGACATATCCCTCCACcaaattttgaataatctgcTCTCTGAATAGTCCTGGAGATACCAAATTTTCACTGTTGCTCTTCTCTAAGCCGATGGTAAATGGTAAAATACCACTTGGCACTTTTATGCGGATACATAAAGGTTCCCAGGTTCTGATCCATGATGTCTACTCCACCAACGTGTTGGTTGTATGTTTCAGCAATCAGTGGTTTTCTCGTATTTCTGTATCCACCTCTGGATCGAATTCTTATATCTGTGGTGCCATTTGTGGAAACGGTCGATGAAAAATGCACACGTTTAGTGTCATGCCAAGCACGTTACCATATTACCACCATGTATAAATACTGGCAGATCTCCTTCGCTAAGACACAATCTTGTAGGGTGGATATCTGATGGCATGTGTTTGTGCCACAAGTCCCAGTTCCATTCATCTctaagtgtttgaataaagaaggtgaaaaataaaagttgtccATGAAGACTATATGTTCCTTATTCCAAAACTCCTCCAGTAGATTCAAACAAAGTCTCTATGACTGAATATCCAGCCACAGGCACTATGGTATTTTTCCcacaatatgtaataaatttcaaAGCATATCCAGATTTATTTTCACACAATGCAAATTGTTTGATGCCCCATCTTGTGGGTTTTGATAGTAAATATTGTCCGAGATGAACTCTCCCTTTGAATTTGATGATACTTTCATCAATGGACAGCTCACGTTGTGGGGCATATACTGCAAGGTGTTTTGATTCACAGAGATTCATCAGATCCCGAATTTTCCACAGTGGATCATAATTTGGATCTCCACTGTTTGGCAGATCATGCTCATTGTTAGCAAAATGCAAAAACGATGTCAGGATTTTGTAACAATCTCATGGCATTACCTCTGTTAGccaaaaactttattacaataaattccaagaaacaaaaaactacaaaaccttaaactgctgcatatcatatactCCCAgtatcagcaaaaaaataactaacatttggttaaacttgtaacaaaaacacaacatttcagttaacactaaatttattctAGAAAGTAGAAAAATCAAGTCCATATTATTGGATGCATTTGTAATGACTGTTGTTGCAGACTTATAAACCCCAAAACTTTTCAACAAACAAGGAAATTTTTCTACTGTTTTGTGAGTTACAATTGTATATTTTTAGAGCATTatgcaattaaataaaaattaattgcaaTACTGTgagtaatataaacaaattagggttaactctcttCAATAACCAAGGAAAAAGAAGATTTGATaagaatttcttgtttttcatgtttattcttcaggtataattataaaaataatgattgtttTAAGTTAGTTTAGATTAgattaagtgaaataaataataataataacaaaatgaaaatgtttcgTGAGGCATGCATGCGAGATACTTATTCTAGTAGCTAATGGTTAATGTAATTCATTGGCATAGCAAAATGTTCCCCGAGTGATTTACAACTCATAAGCATGTGAACAGTAGTTAGTCATggttcaaaaggcaataaaacaataaaatttaattacaagtcAATACATACTGTTATGAGCTTAAAGATAATTAGGATAAGCAAATGTGGTTTTATATGACATTGTGAAGTCGTTATAGATAGAAAAGaaaggtaatttaaatttatttatttatttaggtcATTCAGATTTACCATTCCTGTTTaagttttactggaaaaaaagTTTGTAATGCATTTAGGAGGTCTTAATGATTATTCAAAAGAttgagataaggaaaagtatcttcaatttaacatgaaaattgttttgcatatgaactattcaaaacaaatactcaatatatttatggacaaacctttatatatttaaaagtggctggtatgggtagagaagcaCTATGAAGAGGagtgaacatttatttaatatttgggttTTTTTATGGGTAtgttgtgtatttgat is from Tachypleus tridentatus isolate NWPU-2018 chromosome 2, ASM421037v1, whole genome shotgun sequence and encodes:
- the LOC143236927 gene encoding uncharacterized protein LOC143236927, whose translation is MNLCESKHLAVYAPQRELSIDESIIKFKGRVHLGQYLLSKPTRWGIKQFALCENKSGYALKFITYCGKNTIVPVAGYSVIETLGGYRNTRKPLIAETYNQHVGGVDIMDQNLGTFMYPHKSAKWYFTIYHRLREEQQ